One Streptomyces sp. NBC_00554 DNA segment encodes these proteins:
- a CDS encoding response regulator transcription factor: MTIRVLLADDQALLRSAFRVLVDSEPDMEVVGEASDGAEAVRLVRQERADVVLMDIRMPGTDGLAATRLITADPGLAHVRVVMLTTFEVDEYVVQSLRAGASGFLGKGAEPEELLNAIRIAAGGEALLSPAATKGLIAKFLAQGDGLDDERDPARAERLDALTGREREVLVQVAGGHSNDEIAERLEVSPLTVKTHVNRAMAKLGARDRAQLVVIAYESGLVRPRVE, translated from the coding sequence ATGACCATCCGTGTCCTGCTCGCCGACGACCAGGCGTTGCTGCGCAGCGCCTTCCGGGTGCTCGTCGACTCCGAGCCCGACATGGAGGTGGTCGGCGAGGCGTCCGACGGCGCCGAGGCCGTGCGGCTTGTACGGCAGGAGCGGGCCGACGTCGTGCTCATGGACATCCGGATGCCGGGCACCGACGGGCTGGCCGCCACCCGGCTGATCACCGCAGACCCGGGGCTCGCGCACGTACGGGTCGTGATGCTGACGACCTTCGAGGTCGACGAGTACGTGGTGCAGTCGCTGCGCGCGGGCGCGTCCGGGTTCCTCGGGAAGGGGGCCGAGCCCGAGGAGCTGCTGAACGCGATCCGGATCGCGGCGGGCGGCGAGGCGCTGCTGTCCCCGGCGGCCACCAAGGGACTGATCGCGAAGTTCCTCGCGCAGGGCGACGGCCTGGACGACGAGCGTGATCCCGCCCGCGCCGAGCGGCTCGACGCGCTGACCGGCCGTGAGCGCGAGGTGCTGGTGCAGGTGGCGGGCGGGCACTCCAACGACGAGATCGCCGAGCGGCTGGAAGTGAGCCCGCTGACGGTGAAGACGCACGTCAACCGGGCCATGGCCAAGCTGGGTGCGCGGGACCGGGCCCAGCTGGTCGTGATCGCGTACGAGTCGGGGCTGGTCCGTCCAAGGGTGGAGTGA
- a CDS encoding efflux RND transporter permease subunit, with the protein MGFRACPWRGLDSCPESVPARLAAAWVLIVCGTCRLAHRWPRRFGDSGIRPAGRFPPGVDPGGAGTPRRFPGRGALSRSISFGELTAAPYNDSILLRTRLKVRQPDRLLAVTSDRDQQALSDQLDRTVVPDLKGIDGVGQVTVDGVRDLQVTVTPDGTKTAKARLTSAAIGQALQAGGVTVPAGSFDEDGSNRTVQVGGGFTSLKQIQDLMVTGTPGKKPVRLADVATVKEEQATADSITRTDGEPSLAVNVTMDHDGSAVAISDAVQDRLADMRGDLGAGATITVVSDQGPAVKKSIDGLTTEGALGLLFAVLVILVFLASIRSTLVTAVSIPLSVVLALIVLWTRDLSLNMLTLGALTIAIGRVVDDSIVVLENIKRHLGYGEEREEAILKAVREVAGAVTSSTLTTVAVFLPIGLTGGMVGELFGSFSLTVTAALLASLLVSLTVVPVLSYWFLRAPKGTPADAEEARRKAEEKEARSRLQRFYVPVLRFATRRRLTSVAIAIVVLVGTFGMAPLLKTNFFDQGEQEVLTVKQELKPGTSLAATDASAQQVEKMLAGVDGIKDYQVTIGSSGFMAAFGGGTDTNQASYQVMLEDSASADEVQDRIEEGLGKLSGVGTTTVAAGDGFGSQDLSVVVKAADAGVLREAAEEVRDEVAKLDDVTDVTSDLAQSVPRISVKANSKAAAAGFNDATLGVAVGEAVRGTTSGKAILDDTERDVVIKSAKPAQTLAELKNLSLGAVKLGDIATVQLVDGPVSMTRIDGQRAATITAKPTGDNTGAVSADLTSKLDALKLPDGATAEIGGVSQDQDDSFAALGLAMLAAIAIVFMLLVATFRSLIQPLILLVSIPFAATGAIGLLIATGTPMGVPAMIGMLMLIGIVVTNAIVLIDLINQYRKQGYGTVEAVIEGGRHRLRPILMTALATIFALLPMALGVTGEGGFIAQPLAVVVIGGLITSTLLTLLLVPTLYTVVELRKERRAKKKAAKRAAKSGGAAALAGDEDKAPEPAGV; encoded by the coding sequence TTGGGATTTCGGGCCTGCCCGTGGCGTGGGCTGGACTCCTGCCCCGAGTCGGTGCCCGCGCGGTTGGCTGCCGCGTGGGTGCTCATCGTGTGCGGTACCTGCCGCCTCGCTCACCGCTGGCCGCGGCGGTTCGGTGACTCGGGTATCCGCCCCGCCGGACGCTTTCCGCCCGGTGTGGACCCGGGCGGGGCGGGGACCCCGCGTCGCTTTCCTGGGCGCGGGGCGCTTTCTCGGTCGATCAGCTTCGGAGAGCTGACCGCTGCTCCGTACAACGACTCCATCCTGCTCAGGACACGGCTGAAAGTCAGACAACCGGATCGCCTGCTCGCCGTCACCTCCGACAGGGACCAGCAGGCGCTCTCCGACCAGCTCGACCGGACGGTCGTGCCCGACCTGAAGGGCATCGACGGGGTCGGACAGGTCACCGTCGACGGCGTGCGCGACCTCCAGGTCACCGTCACGCCCGACGGCACGAAGACGGCGAAGGCCAGGCTCACCTCGGCCGCGATCGGCCAGGCCCTTCAGGCGGGCGGCGTGACCGTCCCGGCGGGCTCCTTCGACGAGGACGGCAGCAACCGCACCGTCCAGGTCGGCGGCGGCTTCACCTCGCTGAAGCAGATCCAGGACCTGATGGTCACGGGCACCCCGGGCAAGAAGCCGGTACGCCTCGCCGACGTCGCCACGGTCAAGGAGGAGCAGGCCACCGCCGACTCCATCACGCGTACGGACGGCGAGCCGAGTCTCGCCGTGAACGTCACCATGGACCACGACGGCAGCGCGGTCGCCATCTCCGACGCCGTCCAGGACAGGCTGGCGGACATGCGGGGGGACCTGGGCGCGGGGGCGACGATCACCGTCGTCAGCGACCAGGGTCCGGCAGTGAAGAAGTCCATCGACGGTCTGACGACCGAGGGCGCGCTGGGTCTCCTCTTCGCCGTCCTGGTCATCCTGGTGTTCCTGGCCTCGATCCGCTCGACCCTCGTCACCGCGGTCTCGATCCCGCTGTCCGTGGTCCTCGCGCTGATCGTCCTGTGGACCCGCGACCTGTCGCTCAACATGCTCACGCTCGGCGCGCTGACCATCGCGATCGGCCGGGTCGTCGACGACTCGATCGTCGTCCTGGAGAACATCAAGCGCCACCTCGGGTACGGCGAGGAGCGCGAGGAGGCGATCCTCAAGGCGGTCCGCGAGGTCGCGGGCGCCGTCACCTCCTCGACGCTCACCACGGTCGCCGTCTTCCTGCCGATCGGCCTGACCGGCGGCATGGTGGGCGAGCTGTTCGGCTCCTTCAGCCTGACGGTCACGGCGGCGCTGCTCGCGTCCCTGCTCGTCTCGCTCACCGTCGTACCGGTGCTGTCGTACTGGTTCCTGCGCGCCCCCAAGGGCACCCCGGCGGACGCCGAGGAGGCGCGCCGCAAGGCGGAGGAGAAGGAGGCGCGCAGCCGTCTCCAGCGCTTCTACGTTCCCGTGCTGCGCTTCGCGACCCGGCGCAGGCTGACGAGCGTGGCGATCGCGATCGTCGTCCTCGTCGGCACGTTCGGCATGGCGCCCCTGTTGAAGACGAACTTCTTCGACCAGGGCGAGCAGGAAGTCCTCACCGTCAAGCAGGAGTTGAAGCCGGGCACCAGCCTGGCGGCGACCGATGCCTCGGCCCAGCAGGTCGAGAAGATGCTCGCCGGTGTCGACGGCATCAAGGACTACCAGGTCACCATCGGTTCGTCCGGTTTCATGGCCGCGTTCGGCGGTGGCACGGACACCAACCAGGCCTCGTACCAGGTCATGCTGGAGGACTCGGCTTCGGCCGACGAGGTCCAGGACCGTATCGAGGAGGGGCTCGGCAAGCTCTCCGGTGTCGGTACGACCACGGTCGCGGCCGGGGACGGGTTCGGCAGCCAGGATCTGAGCGTCGTCGTGAAGGCGGCCGACGCGGGCGTCCTGCGCGAGGCGGCCGAGGAGGTCCGTGACGAGGTCGCGAAGCTGGACGACGTGACCGACGTGACGAGCGACCTGGCGCAGAGCGTGCCGCGTATCTCGGTCAAGGCCAACTCCAAGGCGGCGGCGGCCGGTTTCAACGACGCGACGCTCGGCGTTGCCGTCGGTGAGGCGGTGCGCGGCACGACGAGCGGCAAGGCGATCCTGGACGACACCGAGCGGGACGTCGTCATCAAGTCGGCGAAGCCGGCTCAGACGCTCGCCGAGCTGAAGAACCTGTCGCTGGGTGCGGTGAAGCTCGGTGACATCGCGACGGTGCAGCTGGTCGACGGTCCGGTCTCCATGACCCGGATCGACGGGCAGCGGGCAGCCACCATCACGGCGAAGCCGACGGGCGACAACACGGGCGCCGTCAGCGCGGACCTCACCTCGAAGCTGGACGCGCTGAAGCTGCCGGACGGTGCGACCGCGGAGATCGGCGGTGTCTCGCAGGACCAGGACGACTCGTTCGCGGCGCTGGGCCTGGCGATGCTGGCGGCGATCGCGATCGTCTTCATGCTCCTTGTGGCGACGTTCCGTTCGCTGATCCAGCCGCTGATCCTGCTCGTCTCGATCCCGTTCGCGGCGACCGGCGCGATCGGTCTGCTGATCGCCACCGGCACCCCGATGGGTGTCCCGGCGATGATCGGCATGCTGATGCTCATCGGCATCGTGGTCACCAACGCGATCGTGCTGATCGACCTGATCAACCAGTACCGCAAGCAGGGTTACGGCACGGTCGAGGCGGTCATCGAGGGCGGCCGGCACCGGCTCCGGCCCATCCTGATGACGGCGCTCGCGACCATCTTCGCCCTGCTCCCGATGGCCCTCGGCGTCACCGGCGAAGGCGGGTTCATCGCCCAGCCGCTGGCCGTGGTCGTCATCGGCGGCCTGATCACGTCGACGCTGCTGACGCTCCTCCTGGTGCCGACGCTGTACACGGTGGTCGAACTCCGCAAGGAGCGGCGGGCGAAGAAGAAGGCGGCCAAGCGGGCGGCGAAGTCCGGTGGGGCGGCTGCCCTCGCGGGCGACGAGGACAAGGCACCGGAGCCTGCCGGAGTCTGA
- a CDS encoding iron-sulfur cluster assembly accessory protein, translated as MSVSDETTTVNDGIMLSESAAAKVKALLDQEGREDLALRVAVQPGGCSGLRYQLFFDERSLDGDVVKDFGGVKVVTDRMSAPYLGGASIDFVDTIEKQGFTIDNPNATGSCACGDSFS; from the coding sequence ATGTCCGTATCGGACGAGACCACCACCGTGAACGACGGCATCATGCTGTCCGAGTCGGCCGCGGCCAAGGTCAAGGCCCTGCTCGACCAGGAAGGCCGCGAGGACCTGGCGCTGCGCGTCGCCGTTCAGCCCGGCGGCTGCTCCGGCCTCCGTTACCAGCTCTTCTTCGACGAGCGCTCCCTCGACGGCGATGTCGTCAAGGACTTCGGCGGCGTCAAGGTCGTCACCGACCGTATGAGCGCCCCCTACCTGGGCGGCGCGTCCATCGACTTCGTGGACACCATCGAGAAGCAGGGCTTCACGATCGACAACCCGAACGCGACGGGCTCCTGCGCCTGCGGCGACTCCTTCAGCTAA
- a CDS encoding NPP1 family protein, which translates to MNAPRGSLRTAMRPHRTILGALALAVLGTFASAPTASANEPLEWKGNLNDFIAAGAPDWQFARALGNDTCWPSSAFVNGDQQAPPAELRPWPDTDYGCAAPGTYFPTYTTVKTCFGTEVRVIYTLFFPKDGFSGVIGHAYDFEHVVTTWKYAGDNKWTRSSLLLSSHGGHKVLTDWTKIESADINADNWGYGKERPSVYVGWGKHAMFNNQGGLTDWLSQTTDNEFRNDDYAGDNTSYVIVEEGSAMANKFDEYNWGSASSDPTQVSRDLCSY; encoded by the coding sequence ATGAACGCCCCCCGCGGCTCCCTCCGTACCGCCATGCGCCCGCACCGCACGATCCTCGGCGCCCTGGCGCTGGCCGTGCTCGGCACCTTCGCCTCCGCCCCCACCGCCAGCGCGAACGAGCCGCTGGAATGGAAGGGCAATCTGAACGACTTCATCGCCGCGGGAGCCCCCGACTGGCAGTTCGCCCGCGCCCTCGGCAACGACACCTGCTGGCCGTCGAGCGCCTTCGTCAACGGTGACCAGCAGGCGCCGCCCGCCGAGCTGAGGCCGTGGCCGGACACCGACTACGGCTGCGCCGCCCCGGGCACCTACTTCCCGACGTACACCACGGTCAAGACCTGCTTCGGCACCGAGGTGCGGGTCATCTACACGCTGTTCTTCCCCAAGGACGGCTTCAGCGGCGTCATCGGCCACGCGTACGACTTCGAGCACGTGGTCACCACCTGGAAGTACGCGGGCGACAACAAGTGGACCCGCTCCTCGCTCCTGCTCAGCTCCCACGGCGGCCACAAGGTCCTGACCGACTGGACCAAGATCGAGTCGGCCGACATCAACGCCGACAACTGGGGATACGGCAAGGAGCGGCCCAGCGTCTACGTCGGCTGGGGCAAGCACGCGATGTTCAACAACCAGGGCGGTCTGACGGACTGGCTGTCGCAGACCACGGACAACGAGTTCCGCAACGACGACTACGCGGGGGACAACACCTCGTACGTGATCGTCGAAGAGGGCAGCGCGATGGCCAACAAGTTCGACGAGTACAACTGGGGCAGCGCGAGCAGCGACCCGACGCAGGTCTCGCGGGACCTCTGCTCCTACTAG
- a CDS encoding sensor histidine kinase, producing the protein MSTPLERTRCRARAHPLAVDATLAAGVLACMLAGSFVDPHAENGATWITRTPNALSLTLMVLGAAALVFRRRTPMTVLAATGTVSLVELVVGDPRAPVAMSAVVALFTVASATDRHTAWRVGLLMMTVLTAAAMLAGPLPWYAQENLGIFAWTGMAAAAGDAVRSRRAFVDAIRERAERAERTREEEARRRVAEERLRIARDLHDVVAHHIALVNVQAGVAAHVMDKRPDQAKEALAHVREASRSALNELRATVGLLRQTGDPEAPTEPAPGLGRLDELADTFRNAGLPVEVARAEQDAGLPAAVDLAAYRVIQEALTNVQKHAGPEAKAEVSVVRVGPNVEVTVLDNGPGKDEGPEEGGGHGLLGMRERVTALGGSCTAGPRYGGGFRVHAILPVKNLTPARGAAV; encoded by the coding sequence GTGAGCACCCCCCTAGAGCGCACGAGGTGCAGAGCCCGCGCCCACCCCCTGGCGGTGGACGCCACGCTCGCCGCAGGCGTCCTCGCCTGCATGCTGGCCGGCTCCTTCGTGGACCCCCACGCGGAGAACGGCGCGACCTGGATCACCCGCACCCCGAACGCCCTCAGCCTGACCCTGATGGTGCTCGGCGCCGCAGCCCTGGTCTTCCGCCGCCGCACCCCCATGACGGTCCTCGCCGCGACGGGCACCGTCTCCCTCGTGGAGCTGGTGGTCGGCGACCCCAGAGCCCCGGTCGCGATGTCCGCAGTCGTGGCCCTCTTCACGGTCGCCTCGGCCACGGACCGCCACACGGCGTGGCGCGTGGGCCTGCTCATGATGACCGTCCTGACGGCGGCCGCGATGCTCGCGGGCCCGCTGCCCTGGTACGCCCAGGAGAACCTGGGCATCTTCGCGTGGACCGGCATGGCCGCCGCCGCGGGCGACGCCGTACGCAGCCGCCGCGCCTTCGTGGACGCCATAAGGGAACGCGCCGAACGCGCGGAGCGGACCCGGGAGGAAGAGGCCCGCCGGCGCGTGGCCGAGGAGCGGCTTCGCATCGCCCGCGATCTGCACGACGTCGTGGCCCACCACATCGCCTTGGTCAATGTGCAGGCCGGAGTGGCCGCGCACGTGATGGACAAGCGGCCCGACCAGGCCAAGGAGGCGCTCGCCCACGTGCGCGAGGCCAGCCGCTCCGCCCTCAACGAACTCCGTGCCACCGTCGGCTTGTTGAGGCAGACCGGGGATCCCGAGGCGCCCACCGAGCCGGCCCCGGGGCTCGGACGCCTCGACGAGCTCGCCGACACCTTCCGCAACGCGGGGCTCCCGGTGGAGGTGGCCCGCGCTGAGCAGGACGCCGGCCTGCCCGCCGCTGTGGACCTCGCCGCGTACCGCGTCATCCAGGAAGCCCTCACCAATGTGCAGAAGCACGCGGGCCCGGAGGCGAAGGCCGAGGTCAGCGTCGTACGCGTGGGACCGAACGTGGAAGTGACCGTTCTGGACAACGGGCCCGGGAAGGACGAGGGGCCGGAAGAGGGCGGCGGGCACGGGCTGCTCGGAATGCGTGAGCGGGTCACCGCACTCGGCGGGAGCTGCACGGCCGGTCCCCGCTACGGAGGCGGCTTCCGGGTCCATGCGATCCTTCCGGTCAAGAACCTCACGCCTGCCAGAGGGGCCGCCGTATGA
- a CDS encoding glycoside hydrolase family 19 protein: MRNGWRRAAYAAACSLVVGLLSVLPASPAAAATGQISGLAGKCVDVAGASTANGTAVQLYDCNGTAAQQWNVGSDGTIRALGKCLDVSNNSTADGALIHLWDCVGGANQQWVVTAARDIVNPAANKCLDVAGNNSANGTRLQIWTCTGAANQKWTAPATGGGTTPSGFVVTEAQFNQMFPSRNSFYTYSGLTAALSAYPAFANTGSDTVKKQEAAAFLANVNHETGGLVYIVEQNTANYPTYCDWGQSYGCPAGQAAYYGRGPIQLSWNFNYKAAGDALGIDLLNNPWLVQNDAAVAWKTGLWYWNTQNGPGTMTPHNAMVNGAGFGQTIRSINGSLECDGRNPAQVQSRVDAYNRFTGILGVTPGANLYC; this comes from the coding sequence ATGAGAAACGGCTGGAGGCGTGCGGCCTACGCCGCCGCCTGCTCCCTCGTCGTGGGTCTGCTGAGTGTGCTGCCCGCGTCTCCCGCCGCGGCCGCCACCGGCCAGATCAGCGGCCTCGCGGGCAAGTGTGTCGACGTGGCGGGCGCTTCTACCGCCAACGGCACGGCGGTGCAGCTCTACGACTGCAACGGCACCGCGGCCCAGCAGTGGAACGTCGGCTCCGACGGCACCATCCGGGCGCTCGGCAAGTGTCTGGACGTGTCGAACAACTCGACCGCCGACGGCGCGCTGATCCACCTCTGGGACTGCGTCGGCGGCGCCAACCAGCAGTGGGTCGTGACGGCCGCGCGTGACATCGTCAACCCCGCGGCGAATAAATGTCTCGACGTCGCCGGCAACAACTCGGCCAACGGCACCCGGCTGCAGATCTGGACCTGCACCGGCGCAGCGAACCAGAAGTGGACGGCTCCGGCCACCGGCGGCGGCACCACCCCGAGCGGATTCGTCGTCACCGAGGCGCAGTTCAACCAGATGTTCCCGAGCCGGAACTCCTTCTACACCTACAGCGGTCTGACCGCCGCCCTGAGCGCCTACCCGGCGTTCGCCAACACGGGCAGTGACACGGTGAAGAAGCAGGAGGCGGCGGCCTTCCTGGCCAACGTCAACCACGAGACCGGCGGTCTGGTCTACATCGTCGAGCAGAACACCGCGAACTACCCCACGTACTGCGACTGGGGTCAGTCCTACGGCTGCCCGGCCGGTCAGGCGGCGTACTACGGCCGTGGCCCGATCCAGCTCAGCTGGAACTTCAACTACAAGGCCGCGGGTGACGCGCTCGGCATCGACCTGCTCAACAACCCCTGGCTCGTGCAGAACGACGCCGCGGTGGCCTGGAAGACCGGCCTCTGGTACTGGAACACCCAGAACGGTCCCGGCACCATGACCCCGCACAACGCCATGGTCAACGGCGCCGGCTTCGGCCAGACCATCCGCAGCATCAACGGCTCCCTGGAATGCGACGGGCGCAACCCCGCGCAGGTCCAGAGCCGCGTCGACGCCTACAACCGCTTCACCGGGATCCTCGGCGTCACGCCCGGAGCCAATCTCTACTGCTGA
- a CDS encoding carbohydrate kinase family protein, with protein sequence MRIAVTGSIATDHLMTFPGRFADQLVADQLHTVSLSFLVDNLDVRRGGVGANIAFGMGQLGTKPILVGAAGSDFDEYRAWLDRHGVDTGSVRISEVLHTARFVCTTDADHNQIGSFYTGAMSEARQIELKAVADRVGGLDLVLIGADDPEAMLRHTEECRTRAIPFAADFSQQIARMSGDDIRILLDGATYLFSNEYEKGLIESKTGWTEEEILGKVGHRVTTLGSQGVRIERVGEDPIEVGCAEEERKADPTGVGDAFRAGFLSGLAWGVSHERAAQVGCMLATLVIETVGTQEYQLSRSSFMDRFTKAYGHEAAAEVQAHLV encoded by the coding sequence GTGCGTATCGCAGTCACCGGCTCCATCGCCACCGACCACCTCATGACCTTCCCCGGCCGTTTCGCCGACCAGCTGGTCGCGGACCAGCTGCACACGGTCTCCCTCTCCTTCCTGGTCGACAACCTCGACGTACGCCGGGGAGGGGTCGGCGCGAACATCGCCTTCGGCATGGGCCAGCTCGGCACCAAGCCGATCCTGGTCGGGGCGGCGGGCTCCGACTTCGACGAGTACCGCGCCTGGCTGGACAGGCACGGCGTCGACACCGGCTCCGTACGCATCTCCGAGGTGCTGCACACCGCGCGCTTCGTGTGCACCACGGACGCCGACCACAACCAGATCGGCTCCTTCTACACGGGCGCCATGAGCGAGGCCCGCCAGATCGAGCTCAAGGCCGTCGCGGACCGTGTCGGCGGTCTCGACCTCGTCCTCATCGGCGCGGACGACCCCGAGGCGATGCTGCGCCACACCGAGGAGTGCCGCACCCGCGCGATCCCCTTCGCGGCCGACTTCTCCCAGCAGATCGCCCGGATGAGCGGCGACGACATCCGGATACTGCTGGACGGCGCGACGTACCTCTTCTCGAACGAGTACGAGAAGGGGCTCATCGAGTCCAAGACCGGCTGGACCGAGGAGGAGATCCTCGGCAAGGTCGGCCACCGCGTCACGACCCTGGGCTCGCAGGGCGTACGCATCGAGCGCGTCGGTGAGGACCCGATCGAGGTCGGCTGCGCCGAGGAGGAGCGCAAGGCCGACCCCACGGGCGTCGGCGACGCCTTCCGCGCGGGCTTCCTCTCCGGCCTGGCCTGGGGCGTCTCCCACGAGCGCGCCGCCCAGGTCGGCTGCATGCTCGCCACCCTGGTCATCGAGACGGTCGGCACGCAGGAGTACCAGCTGAGCCGCTCCAGCTTCATGGACCGCTTCACCAAGGCGTACGGCCATGAGGCCGCCGCCGAGGTCCAGGCCCACCTGGTGTAG
- a CDS encoding PspA/IM30 family protein, with protein MSGVMKRMGMIFRAKANKALDRAEDPRETLDYSYQKQLELLQKVRRGVADVATSRKRLELQLNQLQNQSSKLEDQGRKALALGREDLAREALSRRAALQQQVTDLETQHQTLQGEEEKLTLAAQRLQAKVDAFRTKKETIKATYTAAQAQTRIGEAFSGISEEMGDVGMAIQRAEDKTAQLQARAGAIDELLASGALDDQSGLAKDDIQTELDRLSGGTDVELELQRMKAELAGGSAAKPAIEGGTGQGQSQSQPQDTPRFDKQ; from the coding sequence ATGAGCGGTGTCATGAAGCGTATGGGGATGATCTTCCGCGCGAAGGCGAACAAGGCCCTTGACCGGGCCGAGGACCCGCGCGAAACCCTCGATTACTCGTACCAGAAGCAGCTGGAGCTGCTCCAGAAGGTGCGCCGCGGTGTCGCCGATGTGGCGACCAGCCGCAAGCGCCTGGAACTGCAGCTGAACCAGCTCCAGAACCAGTCCTCCAAGCTGGAGGACCAGGGCCGCAAGGCGCTGGCGCTCGGCCGGGAGGACCTGGCCCGCGAGGCGCTGTCGCGCCGGGCCGCGCTCCAGCAGCAGGTGACCGACCTGGAGACGCAGCACCAGACCCTCCAGGGCGAGGAGGAGAAGCTCACCCTTGCGGCGCAGCGCCTCCAGGCCAAGGTGGACGCCTTCCGTACGAAGAAGGAGACCATCAAGGCCACCTACACCGCCGCCCAGGCGCAGACCCGGATCGGGGAGGCCTTCTCCGGCATCTCCGAGGAGATGGGCGACGTCGGCATGGCGATTCAGCGTGCCGAGGACAAGACCGCGCAGCTCCAGGCGCGGGCCGGCGCGATCGACGAGCTGCTCGCCTCGGGCGCCCTCGACGACCAGTCGGGTCTTGCCAAGGACGACATCCAGACCGAGCTGGACCGGCTCTCCGGTGGTACGGATGTAGAGCTGGAACTGCAGCGCATGAAGGCCGAGCTGGCCGGAGGCTCCGCGGCGAAGCCGGCGATCGAGGGCGGCACGGGTCAGGGCCAGTCGCAGTCCCAGCCGCAGGACACCCCCCGCTTCGACAAGCAGTAG
- the nadA gene encoding quinolinate synthase NadA, whose product MRVVTTAQTQELDVQPTPLALLLLGREVDPRSERGVECPGDLPSPSDPDLVERARAAKEKLGDKVFVLGHHYQRDEVIQFADVTGDSFKLARDAAARPEAEYIVFCGVHFMAESADILTGDDQKVVLPDLAAGCSMADMATAEQVAECWDVLTEAGVAEQVVPVSYMNSSADIKAFTGKHGGTICTSSNAQRALEWAFEQGEKVLFLPDQHLGRNTAVRDMGMTLEDCVLYNPHKPNGGLTTEQLRDAKMILWRGHCSVHGRFSVDSVNDVRARIPGVNVLVHPECKHEVVEAADYVGSTEYIIKALEAAPAGSKWAIGTELNLVRRLANRFASEDKEVVFLDKTVCFCSTMNRIDLPHLVWTLESLAEGNLVNRIEVDRETEQFAKLALERMLALP is encoded by the coding sequence GTGCGTGTCGTGACCACCGCCCAGACCCAGGAGCTCGACGTACAGCCGACGCCCCTCGCCCTGCTGCTGCTCGGCCGCGAGGTCGACCCGAGGAGCGAGCGCGGTGTCGAGTGCCCCGGAGACCTGCCCTCGCCGTCCGACCCGGACCTGGTGGAGCGCGCCCGCGCGGCCAAGGAGAAGCTCGGGGACAAGGTCTTCGTGCTCGGCCACCACTACCAGCGCGACGAGGTCATCCAGTTCGCCGACGTCACCGGTGACTCCTTCAAGCTGGCCCGGGACGCGGCCGCGCGCCCCGAGGCCGAGTACATCGTGTTCTGCGGCGTGCACTTCATGGCGGAGTCCGCGGACATCCTGACCGGCGACGACCAGAAGGTCGTCCTGCCGGACCTCGCCGCGGGCTGCTCGATGGCCGACATGGCCACCGCCGAGCAGGTCGCCGAGTGCTGGGACGTGCTGACCGAGGCCGGGGTGGCCGAGCAGGTCGTGCCCGTCTCGTACATGAACTCCTCCGCGGACATCAAGGCGTTCACCGGCAAGCACGGCGGCACGATCTGCACCTCCTCCAACGCCCAGCGGGCCCTGGAGTGGGCCTTCGAGCAGGGCGAGAAGGTGCTCTTCCTGCCCGACCAGCACCTGGGCCGCAACACCGCCGTCCGCGACATGGGGATGACGCTGGAGGACTGCGTCCTCTACAACCCGCACAAGCCGAACGGCGGCCTCACCACCGAGCAGCTGCGGGACGCGAAGATGATCCTGTGGCGGGGCCACTGCTCCGTGCACGGCCGCTTCTCCGTCGACTCGGTGAACGACGTGCGCGCCCGGATACCCGGTGTCAACGTCCTGGTGCACCCCGAGTGCAAGCACGAGGTCGTCGAGGCGGCGGACTACGTGGGTTCCACGGAGTACATCATCAAGGCCCTGGAGGCGGCCCCGGCCGGTTCCAAGTGGGCGATCGGCACGGAGCTGAACCTCGTACGGCGGCTCGCGAACCGTTTCGCGAGCGAGGACAAGGAGGTCGTCTTCCTCGACAAGACGGTCTGCTTCTGCTCGACCATGAACCGCATCGACCTCCCCCACCTGGTGTGGACCCTGGAGTCCCTGGCGGAGGGCAACCTCGTCAACCGCATCGAGGTGGACCGCGAAACCGAGCAGTTCGCCAAGCTGGCGCTGGAACGGATGCTGGCGCTGCCGTAG